A single Salmo salar chromosome ssa19, Ssal_v3.1, whole genome shotgun sequence DNA region contains:
- the LOC106579224 gene encoding G-protein coupled estrogen receptor 1: MEVRTYMDYPVAIYSNVTEQLNSSSATSSGLAGEEPDPHQHYTISVFLSCLYTIFLFPVGFIGNVLILAVNLSHKGRMTAPDLYFVNLAAADLVLVADSLIEVFNLSEHYYDMAALCTFMALFLQVNMYSSVFFLTWMSFDRFVVLAGSMSLGRSMPRARLTCCLIWVTSALFTLLPFTVAQVQHAGELHFCFANVSQIQWLEVTLGFLLPFCVLGLCYWRIALVLVSAQREHSGLQRRPQKRKALRMISAAVLVFFACWLPQNMFVSVHLLRGDVDGTLWHDYPLTAHMVNLAAFSNSCLNPLVYSFLGETFQDKLRSFIKENISWAKLDSSCWSS; this comes from the coding sequence ATGGAGGTGCGCACGTACATGGACTATCCCGTTGCGATTTATAGCAACGTCACAGAACAGTTGAATAGCTCCTCAGCCACCTCATCTGGGCTGGCAGGAGAGGAACCTGACCCCCACCAGCATTACACCATCAGCGtcttcctctcctgcctctacACAATCTTCCTTTTCCCCGTGGGCTTCATCGGGAACGTCCTCATCCTGGCCGTCAACCTGAGCCACAAGGGCCGCATGACCGCCCCCGACCTTTACTTTGTCAACCTGGCGGCTGCCGACCTGGTCCTGGTGGCTGACTCCCTGATCGAGGTGTTCAACCTTAGCGAGCACTACTATGACATGGCTGCCCTGTGCACCTTCATGGCCCTGTTCCTGCAGGTCAACATGTACAGCAGCGTCTTCTTCCTGACCTGGATGAGCTTCGACCGGTTTGTGGTGCTGGCGGGCTCAATGAGTCTGGGCAGGAGCATGCCCCGGGCCCGTCTGACCTGCTGCCTGATCTGGGTGACCTCCGCCCTGTTCACCCTGCTGCCCTTCACCGTGGCCCAGGTGCAGCACGCCGGGGAGCTCCACTTCTGCTTCGCGAACGTATCCCAGATCCAGTGGCTGGAGGTTACGCTGGGCTTCCTGCTGCCCTTCTGCGTGCTGGGCCTCTGCTACTGGAGGATCGCCCTGGTTCTGGTGAGCGCTCAAAGGGAGCACAGTGGGCTGCAGCGGCGGCCACAGAAGCGGAAGGCTTTGAGGATGATTTCTGCGGCCGTGTTGGTGTTCTTCGCCTGCTGGTTACCGCAGAACATGTTTGTCAGCGTGCACCTGCTGAGAGGCGATGTGGATGGAACGCTGTGGCATGACTACCCTCTGACGGCCCACATGGTCAACCTGGCTGCCTTCTCCAACAGCTGCCTCAACCCCCTGGTCTACAGCTTCCTGGGGGAGACCTTCCAGGACAAGCTAAGGAGCTTCATCAAGGAAAACATCAGCTGGGCCAAGTTAGACAGCTCCTGCTGGAGTAGCTAG
- the LOC106579223 gene encoding uncharacterized protein: MANQTDFLPQTEMSTDMQPFNITSTSSPLNTSDFIAKIAANDLTSRANYVYALCAVLGLASACILLYGLIRSYRAQRHLAWLDSLLWAFSSSQLLLLLLSLSSVAHRPSYLVTTHIGCAALAFTVNMASLCGLLLLVFMGYALTFDTPTHALLKRPGVCVALVVLVSILCSLVLAKLRGPPQELHLEGICIIDPAEAGRSYAMAKLCLGLLIPYLLLLGLLTGGCVRQWKSSSRFLSGSEEGPVFLAVAVVIFVCQLFHGIVLVRGAGMQQAGDLSYHERAFMHVSEFVMFSGSCVCLVLVLLLHRPCRESLLEVTRQLRDCCRGLGGRQTHRQIMAPHIEITDTQDYNP, translated from the coding sequence GCAAATCAAACAGACTTTCTGCCCCAGACTGAGATGAGCACCGACATGCAACCCTTCAACATCACCTCAACATCCAGCCCCTTGAACACCTCagacttcattgccaaaatcgcAGCCAACGACCTGACATCCAGGGCCAACTACGTCTATGCCCTCTGTGCCGTGCTGGGCTTGGCCTCGGCATGCATTCTACTCTACGGCTTAATTCGGTCCTACAGAGCCCAGAGGCACCTGGCCTGGCTGGACTCCCTGCTCTGGGCCTTTTCCAGCTCCCAGCTCCTTCTcttgctcctctccctctcttccgtaGCACACCGGCCCAGCTACCTGGTGACAACACACATCGGCTGTGCTGCACTCGCCTTCACCGTCAACATGGCATCCCTCTGCGGGCTGTTGCTCCTGGTGTTCATGGGATACGCCCTGACCTTCgacaccccaactcacgccctgctGAAGAGGCCTGGGGTCTGTGTGGCTCTGGTGGTCCTGGTTTCTATCCTGTGCTCCTTGGTGCTAGCCAAACTCAGAGGCCCCCCCCAGGAACTGCATTTGGAGGGCATATGTATTATAGACCCAGCTGAGGCAGGAAGGTCTTATGCCATGGCGAAGCTTTGTCTAGGGCTCCtaattccctacctcctcctgctGGGGCTCCTGACAGGCGGCTGCGTCCGCCAATGGAAATCCAGCAGCCGGTTCCTCTCCGGATCAGAGGAAGGTCCAGTTTTCCTGGCCGTGGCTGTGGTGATATTTGTATGTCAGCTATTCCATGGCATTGTGCTGGTGAGGGGGGCAGGGATGCAGCAGGCTGGTGATCTCAGCTATCACGAGAGGGCGTTCATGCATGTGTCCGAGTTTGTGATGTTCTCTGGGagttgtgtgtgtctagtgttagTGCTCCTGCTGCATAGGCCGTGCAGGGAGAGCCTTCTGGAGGTGACAAGGCAGCTCCGCGACTGCTGCCGGGGCCTGGGGGGccgacagacccacagacagatcATGGCCCCCCATATTGAGATCACTGACACTCAGGACTATAACCCTTAG
- the uqcc4 gene encoding ubiquinol-cytochrome c reductase complex assembly factor 4, with protein MSRIGRVLSRLSHYSLCRGIVIGGIKTKLRLNHIRTLCLTSHCLAKSKKPADEDDEEFSQPIKFSSSKASHKTWNVDQSLGSKYQRPWWKVLPISLLGVSFLLWCALRGETVIDEQLEKNLYEQLPGLLSDEEQSKSS; from the exons ATGTCGAGAATAGGACGTGTTTTATCTAGATTATCACACTATTCTCTGTGTCGTGGGATTGTGATTGGTGGTATCAAGACAAAGCTGAG ATTGAACCATATACGGACCCTCTGCTTGACCTCCCATTGCCTGGCTAAGTCAAAGAAACCAGCAGATGAGGATGATGAAGAGTTTAGTCAACCCATCAAGTTCTCTAGCAGTAAAGCCAGTCACAAGACTTGGAATGTAGACCAGTCCCTGGGAAGCAAGTATCAGCGGCCATGGTGGAAAGTCCTCCCCATCAGTCTCTTAGGGGTGAGCTTCTTGCTGTGGTGCGCACTCAGGGGCGAGACGGTTATTGATGAACAGCTTGAGAAGAATCTCTATGAACAGTTACCTGGCTTACTCTCAGATGAAGAACAAAGCAAATCTAGCTAA
- the cssa19h8orf33 gene encoding UPF0488 protein C8orf33 homolog isoform X2 — MTEHKTLVIDFEPQVNDTAQGEQNQQSRTEKQLWVRSENSFTFNFFPEGAPAAQGAETALSDVKHQFAGLLTKTSTSSTEQDSGFAFNFQTPVSTPGKMEKEIGTPVPSGAVALKESKEEKPQGQNAQQVIKAPEPTTSSKAKKNKKSGHKKKASEGQQKQMTNLTDTEGSRGEDGTMLTTEQQLKRELDWCIEQLELGMATLKATPKQKEEASRALKTLRSSKAPLAKKRQVMRAMSGDYRKKMEEEKHKQFKLIQAGKRKVKQRLYT; from the exons ATGACAGAGCATAAGACACTGGTCATAG ACTTTGAGCCTCAGGTGAATGACACTGCCCAAGGCGAACAGAACCAACAAAGCAGAACAGAGAAACAACTCTGGGTACGCAGTGAAAACTCTTTCACCTTCAACTTCTTCCCTGAGGGTGCACCAGCAGCACAGGGGGCAGAAACTGCCCTCTCAGATGTGAAACACCAGTTTGCAGGATTACTGACAAAAACATCCACCTCTTCGACAGAACAGGATTCTGGTTTTGCATTCAACTTCCAAACCCCTGTTAGTACACCAGGGAAGATGGAGAAAGAAATTGGCACACCAGTACCCTCAGGGGCTGTAGCCCTGAAAGAGTCCAAAGAGGAAAAGCCTCAGGGCCAAAACGCTCAACAAGTAATTAAAGCACCTGAGCCAACCACATCTTCTAAAGCCAAGAAAAATAAGAAATCTGGTCATAAGAAAAAAGCCAGTGAAGGACAGCAAAAACAGATGACGAACTTGACAGACACAGAAGGGTCTCGTGGGGAGGATGGCACAATGCTG ACTACAGAACAGCAGCTAAAAAGAGAGCTTGACTGGTGCATTGAGCAGCTGGAGCTGGGCATGGCTACTCTGAAGGCTACGCCAAAACAGA AGGAGGAGGCCTCTCGTGCCCTTAAGACGCTGCGCAGCTCCAAAGCCCCCCTGGCAAAGAAGAGGCAGGTGATGAGGGCCATGTCTGGGGACTACAGgaagaagatggaggaggagaagcacAAGCAGTTCAAATTGATTCAGGCTG
- the h3f3d gene encoding H3 histone, family 3D: protein MARTKQTARKSTGGKAPRKQLATKAARKSAPSTGGVKKPHRYRPGTVALREIRRYQKSTELLIRKLPFQRLVREIAQDFKTDLRFQSAAIGALQEASEAYLVGLFEDTNLCAIHAKRVTIMPKDIQLARRIRGERA, encoded by the exons ATGGCACGTACTAAGCAGACCGCCCGTAAATCCACTGGCGGAAAAGCGCCCAGGAAACAGCTGGCCACCAAGGCTGCAAGGAAAAGCGCACCATCTACTGGCGGTGTGAAGAAGCCTCACAGATACAG gccgGGTACAGTGGCACTGAGAGAAATCCGTAGGTATCAGAAATCCACTGAGCTGCTGATCAGGAAGCTGCCCTTCCAGCGTCTGGTCCGTGAAATTGCCCAGGACTTCAAGACTGACCTCCGCTTCCAGAGTGCAGCCATTGGCGCTCTGCAG GAAGCCAGTGAAGCATACCTTGTTGGCCTGTTTGAGGACACCAACCTGTGTGCTATCCATGCCAAGAGGGTCACCATCATGCCCAAAGACATTCAGCTGGCCAGGCGAATCCGAGGCGAGCGTGCATAA